The Corticium candelabrum chromosome 17, ooCorCand1.1, whole genome shotgun sequence genome has a segment encoding these proteins:
- the LOC134193548 gene encoding glycine--tRNA ligase-like yields the protein MIVTWLRSSSFVPSLRLAISSRRIFSIMSNEGDVLQPLREAVKRQGDLVRKLKEDKAPEQDVQRAVSELKARKKALEDKEKSMVPKGAFNRPGLEDLVKRRFFYAPAFSIYGGVAGLYDFGPTGCAMKANLLSFWRSHFVLEEQMLEIDSTSLTPEPVLQASGHVERFADFMVKDLKTGECFRADHLLEGHLEKLASDPKVDLAKKEEYISVASQTDNYGKEELGSMLSKYNVKSPITGNDISPPIPFNLMFQTSVGPSGVLPGFLRPETAQGIFVNFHRLLQYNNGKLPFAAAQIGPAFRNEISPRSGLLRVREFTLAEIEHFVDPDHKECPKFDSVADVKALFYSACNQLDGQPAQLLTLRTAVESGLVCNSTLGYFLGRIYLFMTKIGIHPDKFRFRQHMSNEMAHYACDCWDAECQTSYGWVECIGCADRSCYDLSCHMKATGAALVAKKDLKEPKVVEVVEAVPEKGAVGKTFKKDAKVIMEKLSGLTPDEVRQLEDSMKENGRYDLSVDGKSFQLESNMIKVQRYQKKVHTVDVVPGVIEPSFGIGRIMYAILEHNYRVREGDEQRSWLSLPAVIAPVKCSVLPLSSHLDFIPSVKNISDALTRLDVSHKVDDGSGSIGRRYARTDEIGIPFGITVDFDTVRKSPSTATLRERDSMKQIRVEISELPELVSQLSRGALTWSDVQTRFPEFTAQETTI from the exons ATGATTGTCACGTGGCTGCGTTCCAGTTCTTTTGTTCCATCTCTACGGCTGGCCATCTCTTCCAGGCGAATTTTTTCCATCATGAGCAATGAGGGCGACGTTCTACAGCCGCTACGCGAGGCAGTCAAACGGCAG GGAGATCTGGTAAGAAAATTGAAGGAAGACAAAGCTCCCGAGCAGGACGTCCAAAGGGCTGTCTCTGAGCTGAAAGCTAGAAAGAAGGCTTTGGAAGACAAG GAAAAGAGTATGGTGCCGAAAGGGGCTTTTAATCGCCCGGGATTGGAGGACTTGGTCAAGCGACGATTCTTTTATGCACCTGCGTTTTCGATCTATGGAG GTGTTGCCGGGTTGTATGATTTTGGTCCCACCGGTTGTGCCATGAAAGCAAACCTTCTGTCGTTTTGGCGATCGCATTTTGTGCTTGAGGAACAAATGCTTGAAATAGACTCGACTTCGCTCACACCAGAACCTGTGCTACA AGCATCTGGTCATGTAGAGAGATTCGCAGATTTTATGGTAAAAGATCTAAAAACTGGAGAATGCTTTCGAGCCGATCATTTGCTAGAAG GTCACTTAGAGAAACTTGCATCTGACCCTAAGGTTGATCTAGCAAAGAAGGAAGAGTATATATCAGTTGCATCACAG ACTGATAATTATGGTAAGGAGGAACTGGGTAGTATGCTATCCAAGTACAACGTGAAGTCACCAATCACAGGAAACGACATATCTCCTCCTATTCCATTTAACCTCATGTTTCAGACTTCTGTCGGTCCTAGTGGTGTATTGCCCGG ATTTCTTCGCCCTGAAACTGCACAGGGAATATTTGTCAATTTCCACCGGCttttacaatacaataacgGCAAACTTCCATTTGCTGCTGCTCAAATTGGACCCGCATTTCGAAACGAGATTTCTCCTCGGTCTGGACTACTTCGAGTCAG AGAATTTACACTGGCTGAAATTGAACATTTTGTTGATCCCGATCACAAGGAGTGCCCAAAGTTCGACTCTGTTGCAGACGTGAAGGCACTCTTTTATTCGGCTTGCAACCAATTAGATGGGCAACCAGCACAACTACTGACTCTACGAACGGCAGTTGAATCG GGTCTTGTGTGTAATAGCACGTTAGGATATTTCCTAGGTCGAATCTATTTATTCATGACCAAGATCGGTATTCATCCCGACAAATTTCGATTTCGACAGCACATGTCCAATGAAATGGCTCACTACGCGTGTGACTGCTGGGATGCCGAATGTCAAACTTCTTAT gGTTGGGTTGAATGCATAGGCTGTGCCGATCGATCTTGCTACGATTTGTCTTGTCACATGAAAGCAACCGGTGCTGCATTGGTAGCAAAGAAAGATCTGAAAGAACCGA AAGTAGTTGAAGTTGTTGAAGCGGTTCCAGAAAAAGGAGCAGTTGGTAAAACTTTCAAAAAAGATGCCAAAGTCATAATGGAAAAGCTCAGCGGGTTGACTCCGGACGAAGTGAGGCAACTTGAAGACTCTATGAAGGAGAATGG GAGGTATGATCTAAGTGTCGATGGCAAGTCATTTCAATTAGAATCCAATATGATTAAAGTTCAGAGATATCAGAAGAAAGTTCACA CCGTTGATGTCGTGCCTGGTGTGATCGAACCATCCTTTGGGATCGGTCGAATAATGTATGCAATTTTAGAGCATAATTATCGCGTTCGAGAAGGAGATGAACAGCGATCC TGGCTGTCTCTACCTGCTGTTATTGCTCCTGTCAAGTGTTCAGTGCTACCACTGAGCAGCCACTTAGATTTCATTCCCTCAGTTAAAAATATTT CCGATGCTCTGACTAGATTGGACGTGTCGCACAAGGTTGATGACGGCAGTGGATCTATTGGTCGGAGATACGCACGGACGGATGAGATTGGCATACCATTTGGTATCACCGTTGACTTCGACACAGTGAGGAAATCTCCTTCGACTGCTACACTAAGGGAGCGTGATAGCATGAAGCAAATACGAGTAGAG ATCTCTGAACTGCCGGAGCTTGTTAGTCAACTGTCTCGTGGTGCTCTGACGTGGAGTGATGTACAGACGCGTTTTCCGGAGTTTACAGCTCAAGAAACGACTATTTAA
- the LOC134193268 gene encoding beta-1,4-glucuronyltransferase 1-like, giving the protein MRRNSIIRRIGRCTTAIIILALVILVLQVYNLFLLYKMESREFASDARGESQSMFKWPWILWETSDDFKNPKIQLKLGTPVGLFNALPDDKSGQYKIRHFYVRPEHNSAISSDRDVTLITQCSANNLHHLILMANRWQGPMSIAVFVPGHFAHLSHRFVYELRECSPTLKANASFHMVYPKAHLPSDSEFMYVPLNHHLPCEVIQKKAKTIPGMNYALMQMPYPNNLLRNVARKHVASQFIFLVDIDTIPSQGLRAQYNSFAAAFHLFEPAYAREAVVYVVPVFEMQHGKPPPATKSKLLEAVRSGLARQFYVSRCFKCHSPTDYAKWLSFDSAQNSVLRPLYMVEWHDAYEPFYIGRNTVPLYDERFKQYGFNRISQVCETNMAGYQFAVLDHAFLVHEGFKMKDEFHASKDAENARNRELYKKFKHDMRLKYPNSKRSCD; this is encoded by the exons ATGCGGAGAAACTCGATTATTCGAAGAATTGGACGATGCACGACTGCTATAATTATTCTTGCGCTTGTTATTTTGGTTCTGCAAGTCTACAATCTTTTTCTGCTGTACAAAATGGAGAGCAGAGAGTTTGCATCGGATGCTCGTGGAGAGAGTCAGTCAATGTTCAAATGGCCCTGGATTTTATGGGAAACCAGCGACGATTTTAAAAATCCGAAA ATTCAATTGAAGCTTGGTACTCCTGTGGGATTGTTCAATGCCCTTCCTGATGACAAGAGTGGACAATACAAGATCAGACACTTCTATGTCAGACCCGAACACAATTCCGCAATCTCGTCCGatcgtgacgtcacactgaTTACTCAATGCTCTGCAAACAACCTTCATCATCTGATACTAATGGCCAATCGGTGGCAAGGACCGATGTCAATAG CTGTGTTCGTTCCTGGCCATTTTGCGCACCTTTCTCACCGCTTTGTTTACGAGCTACGAGAATGCAGTCCTACACTAAAAGCGAATGCATCTTTCCACATGGTGTACCCAAAAGCTCATCTTCCCTCTGACAGCGAGTTTATGTATGTGCCGCTGAATCACCACTTGCCTTGTGAAGTTATACAGAAAAAAGCCAAGACGATCCCAGGCATGAACTATGCATTGATGCAG ATGCCCTACCCTAATAACTTGCTGCGAAACGTTGCGAGAAAACACGTTGCATCACAATTCATATTTCTGGTTGATATCGACACGATTCCTAGTCAAGGACTTCGTGCTCAATACAACAGCTTTGCGGCAGCATTTCACTTGTTTGAACCGGCATATGCTCGTG AAgctgttgtttatgttgttcCAGTATTTGAGATGCAGCATGGCAAGCCACCTCCAGCAACAAAAAGCAAACTTTTGGAAGCTGTCAGGTCTGGGCTTGCACGTCAGTTTTATGTGAGTCGTTGCTTCAAATGCCACAGTCCTACTGACTATGCCAAGTGGCTGAG TTTTGATTCTGCTCAAAACTCAGTACTTCGACCACTGTATATGGTTGAATGGCATGATGCTTACGAGCCATTCTATATCGGCAGAAACACCGTACCTCTATATGACGAACGATTTAAACAg TATGGATTCAACAGGATCAGCCAGGTGTGTGAAACAAACATGGCTGGATATCAGTTTGCTGTACTGGATCATGCATTTCTGGTGCACGAGGGGTTCAAAATGAAGGACGAATTTCATGCCTCCAAAGATGCCGAAAACGCAAGAAATCGCGAGCTCTATAAGAAATTCAAACACGACATGAGACTGAAGTATCCAAACTCAAAGAGATCGTGCGATTAA